A genome region from Trichoderma asperellum chromosome 7, complete sequence includes the following:
- a CDS encoding uncharacterized protein (EggNog:ENOG41~SECRETED:SignalP(1-22)): MKFGSWLALATAPLAIATKVQNAYPDNAARGKEIDLDEKAIAIANGMAGHGLTADANTEIVIIWVNPGSGAATTTINQKVTVTQTVTVGGQTSTAVAPGATHTVTVGGAAGLAYSPPQLDNIPIGDTVVFEFQSKNHTVTQSAFNTPCKKLEGGMDSGFQPNPNNTVSPPPQVAMQVMVSTPLWFYCRQAGHCGKGMVFSINPTAAKTQAMFQQMAIAQNGTGSATPITGGSGAPAPPPAQSSAAAAPPAAAPPPASSGTVTTGQGSVGADGSCSCTCQCAPGSFPVNAAQGVGAHGGWGGSLPMNMAAIS, encoded by the exons ATGAAGTTTGGTTCCTGGTTAGCTTTGGCCACAGCGCCTCTGGCTATCGCCACCAAGGTCCAGAATGCCTACCCGGACAACGCTGCCCGAGGAAAGGAAATCGATTTGGATGAGAAAGCCATCGCTATTGCCAATGGCATGGCTGGCCACGGCCTCACCGCCGACGCAAACACCGAGATTGTCATCATCTGGGTCAACCCTGGTAGCGGTGCCGCTACCACAACGATTAACCAGAAGGTTACCGTGACCCAGACAGTGACCGTCGGAGGGCAGACATCGACTGCCGTCGCTCCCGGCGCCACACACACCGTCACtgttggaggagctgctggtctTGCCTACTCTCCTCCTCAGCTCGACAACATCCCCATTGGCGATACCGTCGTTTTTGAGTTCCAGTCCAAGAACCACACGGTTACCCAGTCTGCCTTCAACACTCCTTGCAAGAAGCTTGAAGGTGGTATGGACTCTGGTTTCCAGCCCAACCCCAACAACACcgtctctcctcctccccaggTTGCTATGCAGGTTATGGTCTCTACTCCTCTCT GGTTCTACTGCCGACAGGCTGGCCACTGCGGTAAGGGAATGGTTTTCTCCATTAACCCTACCGCTGCCAAGACCCAGGCTATGTTCCAGCAAATGGCCATTGCTCAGAACGGCACTGGCTCTGCTACTCCCATCACTGGTGGAAGTGgcgctcctgctcctcctcccgcCCAATCgtccgctgctgccgctcctcctgctgccgctcctcctcctgctagCTCCGGCACTGTCACCACTGGCCAGGGCAGCGTTGGTGCTGATGGAAGCTGCTCATGCACCTGCCAGTGCGCTCCTGGTAGCTTTCCCGTGAATGCTGCCCAGGGTGTTGGCGCTCATGGTGGCTGGGGTG GCTCTCTCCCCATGAACATGGCCGCTATCTCATAA
- a CDS encoding uncharacterized protein (EggNog:ENOG41), with the protein MNIDESDPQHEEVWDDSLLIDSWNQALQEYKKYHSIHTKGGSIRDLEQAEAGSSKVDEPLKADESVNEPSQNHHEDPPSNDTAAADNTEQNNKQPGHNLNPIPSAFPSQAILGTVRDDNLKKLLMSWYYAGYYTGLFEGQQQGQQQGQQQGQQQQQPGPQ; encoded by the exons ATGAACATCGATGAATCAGATCCTCAACATGAAGAAGTATGGGACGACTCACTCCTGATTGACTCCTGGAACCAGGCTCTGCAGGAATACAAG AAATACCACAGCATACACACAAAAGGCGGCAGCATCCGAGATTTAGAACAAGCCGAGGCTGGTTCGTCCAA AGTAGATGAACCTCTCAAAGCAGACGAGTCGGTCAATGAGCCGTCACAAAACCACCACGAGGACCCGCCTAGCAACGatactgcagcagcagataaT ACTGAACAGAACAACAAGCAGCCTGGTCACAATTTGAACCCCATACCCTCTGCCTTCCCGTCTCAGGCAATACTTGGGACAG TTCGCGATGATAATCTGAAGAAGCTTCTCATGTCCTGGTACTACGCGGGCTACTACACTGGGCTATTTGAGGGACAGCAGCAGGGACAGCAGCAGGGACAGCAGCagggacagcagcagcaacagcctgGACCTCAGTGA